The sequence GGATTTTGACGAGTACGGGCAGGACATCGTCTGCGCTGCGATCTCGGCCGTGCTCCAAGCCGCCCGGCTCGGCCTCGAGCACTACGCCGGCGGCGAGATCGAGGCCACGCAAGAGTCCGGGAGGCTGCGAATCGACTGCGCCCCAAGCGCCCGCGATAAAGAAAGCGTCGCCGCGATCCTCGCCACGGCGGAGCTCGCCGTCGCGCAGGTCGCCCGGCGCTATCCGGAGCACGTAAGCCTCGCCTGCGAACGAATCGGGAAAACGTGAAACGGGACGCTCCAATCAGGGTAACAAGCTTGGCAGACCCAAAGGAGACTCACACGATGTCTGAAAGTTTTCGCACGACTCCCGCCGACCAGCCGTGGTCGAGTTCGCCGCGGCCGGGGAATGGGCACCAGAACGCCTTCGGAGAACCCGCGCCGAGCGATGATGACGGGGCCGGTGAGGCCGGAAAAATTGTCCTCGCCGGGCTGCTCGGCGGCCTTCTTTCGGCCGCCGGCTACATGGTCTACCGGCGGCTGCCCGACGAACAGAAAGAGCGGCTTCACTCGCAGGTGCGCTCGATCGTCCAGCAGCGCATCACGGAGATCCGTCAGAACTTCAATATTTAAGCGTCGTCGTCTAGCCGTCTTGCCGGGCCCGTCGGGGGCTCGGGCGGCGGCGCCGGCGGAGGCTCGATCGGATAGAGGTTCGGCGGCGCGTCGCCCGCATCGGCGGCGCGCTCCATTTCAGAAATAAAGGAGTGCGACGTGTTCTGGACCTCGCGCATGAAGCGCCCGGCCTGACGCATGAGGCCCGGCAGACGATCCGGCCCAAAGAGCAAGAGCGCGAGCACCGAGACGACGAGGATATCGGGTACCGAGAACATCGCAGCCTCGCCTTTCCGCGAACGCCTGCAGACTTCCGCCGACCCGGAGAAGGGCTTCCCTGCGGGGCTGTGCAAGCATGAGGGCCCCCGTGAAGATCGTCTATACCCGCGGCAATCGCACGGAAACGCTCGCTTCGCTAGCGACCCTGCGAAAGATTCTCAACCGATTCGTTGCACGACGAGTCTTTTACGAAATTTCGAGCCGCAGCAAGCGCGGGCACGAGTTTTTCTCGACCAAGAGCATCTTCGTCGTCGGCCTGATCGAAGTAACGAACTTCGACGACCTGAAAATTCTGATCTTTGATGCGCACGACGCCGCGCATTCCATCGAGATTCTCAATCCCGAAACGATGCGCATCTACGACGAAGCTCCCGGCCGCGGTTTTGCGGTGTCGTTCGTCAGCGGAAGTGAAGGCGCGGTAGAGACTCGCTGCTACCTCCGCGACGAAGGCGCCGACGGGGAAGCCATCCACGAGCAAACGGCCTTGGAGCGCATCAGCCTGCCGCAGCTGTTCCAATATCTCGAAGGGATCACCGCGAACGAAACCGCGGGAAAGAGCGCAGAGCGGTAGCTCTCTGCCGGTCCTCCAAGCGCTGCGCGCAGCGCAGCGCGCGCACCCCTTCGGCGATGCGGCCCGCACGCTTATAAGCGACCCCGAGATTCAAATACGCGACCGCGTAATCGCCGTCGCTCTCGACCGCGCGCTCGTAGTGCGCGATCGCCTCTTCGACCCGGCCCGCCTCGAGCAGCAGGTTGCCGAGATTGGTCAGCGCCGGCGCGTGGCGCGCGTTTGCTTCTAGCGCCGCGGAAAAATCGTCACACGCAAGCTCGCGCAGCTCGAGCCCGATGCGCGCTACACCTCGCTTGTTGAAGAGGAAGGCGCGTTCCAGGTCGTCCGACGCCCCCTCAAGCAGGGCAGTGAGCTCTGCTTGGGCTCGGGCAAAATCGCGCCTCCCCAGAGCCTCGAGCGCGCAAGCAAATTCCCGTCGATTCCGGAACACTCTGCGCGGTGTTCGAGATCGACGTCATCACGCTCTTTCCCGAAGTCTTCGCGCCCTTCGTCGGCCTCTCTATCGTCGGACGCGCGGTCGAGGCGGGAATCGCAAACGTGCGCTACCTCCACCTCCTCGATTATCTCGAGGAGGGGGAACGCGCCGACGACGCACCCTTTGGCGGAGGACCGGGCATGGTGCTGCGCATCGAGCCGATCGCTCGCGTTCTCGACCGCGTTCTGGCAGGGGCCCCCGCGGACGAACGCCGCCTGATCGTCGTCCCAAGCCCGAGCGGCAAGCCGTTCGACCAGCAAGACGCGCAGCGGCTCGCCGCCCTCGACCGCGTGGTCATCGTCTGCGGACACTACGAAGGGATCGACGACCGCCTCGGGCGGCTCTATCCAATCCAGGAGTATTCGCTTGGCGACTTCGTCCTGACCGGCGGCGAAATTCCGGCGCTCGCGTTCATGGATGCGGCAATCCGGCTGCTTGCCGGGACGATCCGCCCGCAGTCGCTCGAAAACGAGTCGTTCTCGGCCGGCCTGCTCGATTATCCCAGCTTTACCAGGCCGGCAACGTTCCGCGGCGTGGACGTGCCGGAGGTGCTTCTCTCGGGCGACCACGCCAAGATCGCACGATGGAGGCGCGAGCAGTCCCGCCTTCGAACCGCCGGACGGCGCCGAGACCTGCTCGATAATGCGCTGCTCGATAACGCCTTGCACCTCGAGGAAAGCCCGTGATAGGATACGGGGGTTCTGCCGGGCTCCGTGCCCGGCTATTCGTTGCGCCCGCCGCGCCAGCACTCAGGAAGACAGATAAATGAACGTGATCGACGCGCTCAAACGCGACCAGCTCAAGCAGGACGTCCCTAAATTTCGCCCCGGCGACACGGTGAAGGTTTACTCCAAGGTCGTCGAAGGCGGCAAGGAGCGGACGCAAATGTTCGAAGGCGTCGTCATCGTACGCAAAGGCGGCAGCGCCGCCGAATCGATCACGGTTCGGCGCATCGCGCATGGCGTCGGGGTCGAAAAGACCTTTTTGCTGCACAGCCCTCGCGTCGAGCGCATCGAAGTCGGGAGGCGCGGCATCGTCTCGCGCAGCCGCCTCTACTATCTGAGCGAGAAGGTCGGCAAGGCAGCCCGAATCAAGGAAAAGAAAGCCAAAGGAACCTGACGCGCCGCTCTGACACCGCTCCAGCTCGTAGGGCTCCTCTGCCTTTTAACGATTGCTCGGGCCGCTCTCTCTGCCGGAGCCTTCGCAAAGTGGAGCGTGCGCGTTGGGAACGCGACCCTCAAGGAACTGCTCGACGTGCTCATCATCGTGGGCTTAGTCGCGCTGTTTCTGATCACGTTCGTCATCCGGACGTTCTATATTCCGTCGGTCTCCATGGTGCCGACGCTGCAAGTCCGCGACGTGCTGCTCGTCGATGAGATTGCCTATCGCTTGGCGCGCCCGCACGACGGCGACATCGCCCTATTCATTCCACCGGTTCCCGCCGGCGGAAACGACTTCGTGAAGCGCGTTATCGGCGTGCCGGGTGACACGATTGCCATCCGTGACGGTGCCGTCTTCCGAAATGGCCTCCGCCTGGCCGAGCCCTACGAGAACCAGCCGCCGGCCTACGACCTGGCGATCCGAAACTACGCGATCTACGTCAACGGCGCGCCGCTGGACTCGCGGAGCGCAAACGTGCCGCCGCGCGCCCTCTGGCAGGCACCGGACCGCGTGCCGAACGGCTTCTATTTCGTTCTGGGCGATAACCGAAACTATTCCGACGACTCGCACGTCTGGGGCTTCGCGCAGCTGCAGGGACGCTTTGCGGGCGGCCCGCTCGCCCGGCGCAAGGTCACAGCGGCATTTACCGGCAGAGCGTTCGCGATCGTTTGGCCGCTCGACCGCCTGCGCGTTTTGGAGAAATAGCCGGTAATGACGCCCTACGAGTTGCTCGCCATCGTCGCGATCATCGCCGTTGCCCGTGCGGTGCTCTCGCTGCGTCCGGTCGTCGCTGGATCGGCGGGGCGCAGCACGGCGATTGCCCGCGAGTTTCTCGATCCGTTCATCATTGCCGGTCTGGCCGCGTGGGTTCTCATCACGTTCGTGGCGCGGACCTACTACATTCCCTCGGGGTCGATGCTGCCCACGCTGCAGATTCACGACGTACTGCTCGTCGACAAGTTCGAATATCGCTTTCACCGGCCCAACGAAGGCGATATCGTGGTCTTCCCGCCGCCCGTCCCGACGCCGGACGACTTCATCAAGCGCGTGATCGGGCGTCCCGGCGACAGGCTTCGAGTCTCCGGAGGCAGCGTGTACCTCAACGGCACGGCGCTGCGAGAGCCGTATATCGCCGAAAAGCCGGCGTACAGCCTGGAGATCCGCGACTACGGCATCTACGTGAGCTACGGCGTCGGCTGGCAGCGCCTCGATCCCAGCTCGGCGAATGTTCCGCCCGCCTCTAGCTGGACCGCCCCGGACAAGATTCCGCCGCATTGCTACATCATGCTCGGCGACAACCGGAACGACTCCGAGGATTCACATATCTGGGGCTTTGCACAGGATCAGGGAGCGTTCGCCGCCGGGCCGCGCAAAGGGACGCAGGGCGGCTTCACCGGACGCGCCTTTCTGATCTTCTGGCCACCCTCGGAAGCCAAGATTCTGTAGGCGCCTGCGCGAAGTCGAACCGCGTGCCCCGCATCTTGCGATGGCGGTCGATCGCGAGCCTGGCGCTGCAGCTGGCCGTACTCTCCGTTCTGATCGCGGCCTTTTTCATGCGTTTGCCGGAGGTTTCGGGGCTCTCGATGGAGCCGCACATCCACTCCGGCGAGTTCGTTCTCATCAATACGTTCGCTTATCGGCTCGGCAGCCCGAAGCACGGCGATATCGTCGCCTTCCGCCACGAAGGCGACGATCGAGAGGTTTTCATCAAGCGCGTCGTCGGTGTTCCGGGCGACCGCATTCGCATCGATCGAGGGCGCGTCTATACCAACGGCGCGCCGCTGCGCGAACAATACGTCAAGGATCCCGACGACCGCACCTTCGCCGAGGTCGTCGTCCCGGCGAACTCCGTGTACGTTCTCGGCGACAACCGGGCCAACAGCGAAGATTCGCGCATTTTTGGCACCGTCGGCGACGACCGCTTGATCGGCCGCGCGATCGCGGGCGTCTGGCCGCCGCGGATGTTCGGCGCGCTGTAGGGAAGGCGACCACGTGGAAGGCGAGCGGGGCACTGTGAATACCAAGCTGCAGCGTCATGTTCAATGGTTCCCCGGCCACATGGCCAAGGCTCTGCGCCGAATTCGTGAATATCTTCGGACGATCGACGTGGTGATAGAAGTTGTCGATGCGCGCATCGCGCGCAGCGGGCGCAATCCCGTACTCGACGAGCTCGCTGCAGAGAGGACACGAGTCGTCGCGCTCGACCGCGACGATCTCGCGAGCCCGGCAGCGACCAAGCTGTGGCTGCGCGAGTTCTCGCTGCGCGGTTACACCGCCATTGCCGTGGACGGGCGAAACCCCCGCAGCGTCGCGCGTGTCGCGGCCGCAATCGTACCCGCAGCGGGTCGCCGCAAAGGGCCGTCCGGAGTGTCGAGGGCGATGATCGTCGGCATACCCAACTCCGGGAAATCCACGATCGTAAACGCGCTCTTGCGGCGCGCAGCGGCAAAAACCGAGGCGCGCGCCGGCGTCACCCGCCAAGTGCAGTGGTTCCGTCTCTCGCCGGCGATCGAGCTCATGGACA comes from Candidatus Cybelea sp. and encodes:
- a CDS encoding ribosomal-processing cysteine protease Prp — translated: MLEVVFFRDDRDRLAAVFACGHADFDEYGQDIVCAAISAVLQAARLGLEHYAGGEIEATQESGRLRIDCAPSARDKESVAAILATAELAVAQVARRYPEHVSLACERIGKT
- a CDS encoding twin-arginine translocase TatA/TatE family subunit, with amino-acid sequence MFSVPDILVVSVLALLLFGPDRLPGLMRQAGRFMREVQNTSHSFISEMERAADAGDAPPNLYPIEPPPAPPPEPPTGPARRLDDDA
- a CDS encoding tetratricopeptide repeat protein; the encoded protein is MFRNRREFACALEALGRRDFARAQAELTALLEGASDDLERAFLFNKRGVARIGLELRELACDDFSAALEANARHAPALTNLGNLLLEAGRVEEAIAHYERAVESDGDYAVAYLNLGVAYKRAGRIAEGVRALRCAQRLEDRQRATALRSFPRFRSR
- the trmD gene encoding tRNA (guanosine(37)-N1)-methyltransferase TrmD, with the translated sequence MFEIDVITLFPEVFAPFVGLSIVGRAVEAGIANVRYLHLLDYLEEGERADDAPFGGGPGMVLRIEPIARVLDRVLAGAPADERRLIVVPSPSGKPFDQQDAQRLAALDRVVIVCGHYEGIDDRLGRLYPIQEYSLGDFVLTGGEIPALAFMDAAIRLLAGTIRPQSLENESFSAGLLDYPSFTRPATFRGVDVPEVLLSGDHAKIARWRREQSRLRTAGRRRDLLDNALLDNALHLEESP
- the rplS gene encoding 50S ribosomal protein L19; translated protein: MNVIDALKRDQLKQDVPKFRPGDTVKVYSKVVEGGKERTQMFEGVVIVRKGGSAAESITVRRIAHGVGVEKTFLLHSPRVERIEVGRRGIVSRSRLYYLSEKVGKAARIKEKKAKGT
- the lepB gene encoding signal peptidase I gives rise to the protein MRVGNATLKELLDVLIIVGLVALFLITFVIRTFYIPSVSMVPTLQVRDVLLVDEIAYRLARPHDGDIALFIPPVPAGGNDFVKRVIGVPGDTIAIRDGAVFRNGLRLAEPYENQPPAYDLAIRNYAIYVNGAPLDSRSANVPPRALWQAPDRVPNGFYFVLGDNRNYSDDSHVWGFAQLQGRFAGGPLARRKVTAAFTGRAFAIVWPLDRLRVLEK
- the lepB gene encoding signal peptidase I, with the translated sequence MTPYELLAIVAIIAVARAVLSLRPVVAGSAGRSTAIAREFLDPFIIAGLAAWVLITFVARTYYIPSGSMLPTLQIHDVLLVDKFEYRFHRPNEGDIVVFPPPVPTPDDFIKRVIGRPGDRLRVSGGSVYLNGTALREPYIAEKPAYSLEIRDYGIYVSYGVGWQRLDPSSANVPPASSWTAPDKIPPHCYIMLGDNRNDSEDSHIWGFAQDQGAFAAGPRKGTQGGFTGRAFLIFWPPSEAKIL
- the lepB gene encoding signal peptidase I gives rise to the protein MPRILRWRSIASLALQLAVLSVLIAAFFMRLPEVSGLSMEPHIHSGEFVLINTFAYRLGSPKHGDIVAFRHEGDDREVFIKRVVGVPGDRIRIDRGRVYTNGAPLREQYVKDPDDRTFAEVVVPANSVYVLGDNRANSEDSRIFGTVGDDRLIGRAIAGVWPPRMFGAL
- the ylqF gene encoding ribosome biogenesis GTPase YlqF, whose amino-acid sequence is MEGERGTVNTKLQRHVQWFPGHMAKALRRIREYLRTIDVVIEVVDARIARSGRNPVLDELAAERTRVVALDRDDLASPAATKLWLREFSLRGYTAIAVDGRNPRSVARVAAAIVPAAGRRKGPSGVSRAMIVGIPNSGKSTIVNALLRRAAAKTEARAGVTRQVQWFRLSPAIELMDTPGVLPPRISTAAAQWRLAICGAVPSDHYDAQEVVAEFHAWLLASHPATTVPDLHTFATARGFVRHGGELDYHNAAHSYIRAFNEGVFGRISLENAGDSERT